One region of Micromonospora lupini genomic DNA includes:
- a CDS encoding FtsK/SpoIIIE domain-containing protein: protein MRLLLTVTDQSTPATDYQVEAALDSTVAELAEVLAERRPEPGGRPPTLFVAGAPLDPGLTLADAPLWQGSVLELDRPAPVSPPRPPGPLEIRVVSGLGAGSLFPLDVGEHAIGVADDDHVRLNDDPLAPALARLRVDEDGECLLHPVEPGLLLDRVEVDDERVWSPGAQLAAGSSLLELRRPVREEAALQISEDRTGLDYNRPPRLLPAARTTQFTLPGPPAPPERRPLTLITVLAPVVLSGAAFVITRNPLTLLFAILSPLVLIAGQIGARRQGRATYRSRLAEYEKKKARISGEAQEALTTERLARRDNFPDPAAMALIAVGPQRRLWERRRTDPDFLELRVGSADLPSEVVLRDLSQEENRREVRWSALDVPATVPVRKHGVVGVAGGVIARTTARWMTTQASALHSPEDLQIYLLCGADDEQGWAWARWLPHLRPRDGQDTLATVGTDTQTLARRVGELVTIISARSGERADGAFRDILVVLDGARKLRSLPGVTQILREGPSVGVYAICVDAEERLLPEECQAVIAQQPDGSLLVTQTLAAPIDDIHPDVVSPEWLSRVARALAPLRDIGGADEESALPGASRLLDVLGMEPPEPDAVTARWTSGGRTTEAVLGVSLDGPFALDLKRDGPHGLVAGTTGSGKSELLQTLVASLAVANRPDAMTFVLVDYKGGSAFKDCVLLPHTVGMVTDLDTHLVSRALTSLSAELRRREHILAEAGAKDIDDYVELLRREPSRVPMPRLLIVIDEFASMVRDLPDFVTGLVNIAQRGRSLGIHLVLATQRPGGVVSPEIRANTNLRIALRVTDSSESQDVLNAPDAASISKSTPGRAFVRLAQSSLVPFQAGRVGGFRPGARTTARPAPWLAPLSWPDLGRPAPRRRSGEAEPSAELTDLAVLVAAIRDASERLAIPAQHSPWLPALPAKLSVDALPPARASGYHLPAVAYGLVDLPAQQDQVPLALDLGTLGHLHIIGSSRSGRSQTLRTIGGALARVHSTADVHLYGVDCGNGALLALGGLPHCGAVVQRTEAERLGRLFARLVAELGRRQQLLAASGSASMVEYRAGVAAGERPPHLLLLLDRFEVFDKTFADYDNGTIMAGLLTLLREGAGAGIHVVLAGDRAMFSSRISSTTDDKLVLRLTERGDYSMVGINHRQLPDEIEAGRAIRASDGAEAQIALLGDDVSGQGQARVLVEIAEAARQRDADLAASSRPFRIDVLPDELTLADTEALARPVEPLWTMLGVGGDELTALGPDLTIIPSLVLAGPPRSGRSTALLTMVADLLRRGTPVVVAAPRRSPLRELAGLPGVLDLVASENLTSAGLTTALAGRNGPAVVVLDDAELLLKCDAGSDLGEIARAGTERGLGLIMAGTIDGLSGGFGGWHVDARRNRQGALLSPQGLGDGELIGAKLTRGQLGVGRLGRALLHLGDGTVRLVQVPRTDPAALRALVTPGGAEPQAAAAEG from the coding sequence GTGCGCCTGTTGCTCACCGTGACGGACCAGTCCACCCCCGCCACCGACTACCAGGTCGAGGCCGCCCTCGACTCCACAGTCGCCGAGCTCGCCGAGGTGCTGGCGGAGCGACGCCCGGAACCCGGCGGCCGACCGCCGACGCTCTTCGTCGCCGGCGCTCCGCTGGATCCCGGGCTCACCCTCGCCGACGCGCCGCTGTGGCAGGGCAGCGTGCTCGAACTGGACCGCCCGGCACCCGTGTCGCCCCCACGGCCGCCGGGCCCACTGGAGATCCGGGTCGTCAGCGGCCTGGGCGCCGGCAGCCTGTTCCCGCTCGACGTGGGCGAGCACGCCATCGGCGTCGCCGACGACGACCACGTACGCCTCAACGACGACCCGCTCGCTCCCGCGCTCGCGCGGCTCCGGGTGGACGAGGACGGCGAGTGCTTGCTGCACCCGGTCGAGCCCGGGTTGCTGCTCGACCGGGTGGAGGTCGACGACGAGCGGGTCTGGTCGCCCGGCGCGCAACTCGCCGCGGGTTCGTCCCTGCTGGAGCTACGTCGCCCGGTCCGGGAGGAGGCCGCGCTCCAGATCTCGGAGGACCGCACAGGCCTCGACTACAACCGACCGCCACGGCTGCTGCCCGCGGCGCGGACCACCCAGTTCACCCTTCCCGGGCCGCCTGCGCCGCCGGAGCGGCGACCGCTCACGTTGATCACCGTGCTGGCGCCTGTCGTGCTCTCCGGTGCCGCGTTCGTCATCACCCGCAACCCACTCACGCTGCTGTTCGCCATTCTGTCGCCGCTGGTGCTGATCGCGGGCCAGATCGGCGCCCGCCGGCAGGGCCGGGCCACGTACCGCTCGCGGCTCGCCGAGTACGAGAAGAAGAAGGCGCGCATCAGCGGCGAGGCGCAGGAGGCGCTGACCACCGAACGACTGGCCCGCCGGGACAACTTCCCCGATCCGGCGGCGATGGCGCTGATCGCAGTCGGGCCGCAACGGCGGCTCTGGGAGCGACGCCGCACCGACCCCGACTTCCTCGAACTGCGGGTCGGCAGCGCGGACCTGCCGTCCGAGGTGGTGCTGCGGGACCTGAGCCAGGAAGAGAACCGGCGCGAGGTCCGGTGGAGCGCCCTCGACGTGCCGGCGACCGTGCCGGTACGCAAGCACGGCGTCGTGGGGGTGGCCGGTGGCGTCATCGCGCGGACGACGGCCCGCTGGATGACGACCCAGGCCAGCGCCCTGCACAGCCCTGAGGACCTGCAGATCTACCTGCTCTGCGGCGCCGACGACGAGCAGGGCTGGGCCTGGGCCCGCTGGCTGCCCCACCTGCGCCCCCGCGACGGCCAGGACACCCTCGCCACCGTCGGCACCGACACCCAGACACTGGCCCGCCGGGTCGGCGAGCTGGTGACGATCATCTCGGCCCGCTCCGGCGAGCGGGCCGACGGGGCGTTTCGCGACATCCTCGTGGTGCTCGACGGGGCACGGAAGCTGCGATCCCTGCCCGGTGTCACGCAGATCCTGCGGGAGGGACCGTCGGTCGGCGTGTACGCCATCTGCGTGGACGCCGAGGAGCGGCTGCTGCCCGAGGAGTGCCAGGCGGTCATCGCCCAGCAGCCCGACGGATCGCTGCTGGTGACCCAGACCCTCGCCGCCCCGATCGACGACATCCACCCGGACGTCGTCTCGCCGGAGTGGCTGAGCCGGGTGGCGCGGGCGCTCGCTCCGTTGCGGGACATCGGTGGCGCCGACGAGGAGAGCGCCCTCCCGGGCGCGAGCCGGCTGCTCGACGTACTCGGAATGGAGCCGCCGGAGCCGGACGCGGTGACCGCCCGGTGGACGTCCGGAGGTCGGACCACCGAGGCCGTGCTGGGGGTGTCGCTGGACGGGCCGTTCGCCCTCGACCTGAAGCGGGACGGGCCGCACGGCCTCGTCGCCGGCACCACCGGCTCCGGCAAGTCGGAGCTGCTGCAGACTCTGGTCGCCTCGCTCGCCGTGGCCAACCGGCCGGACGCGATGACGTTCGTGCTTGTCGACTACAAGGGCGGTAGCGCCTTCAAGGACTGCGTCCTCCTGCCGCACACGGTCGGCATGGTCACCGACCTGGACACCCACCTGGTGAGCCGGGCGCTGACGTCCCTCTCGGCGGAGCTGCGGCGACGCGAGCACATCCTCGCCGAGGCCGGGGCGAAGGACATCGACGACTACGTCGAGTTGCTGCGCCGTGAGCCGTCCCGTGTCCCGATGCCGCGGCTGCTCATCGTGATCGACGAGTTCGCGTCGATGGTGCGTGATCTGCCCGACTTCGTGACCGGTCTGGTCAACATCGCGCAGCGGGGCCGGTCGCTCGGCATCCACCTGGTGCTCGCGACCCAGCGGCCGGGCGGCGTGGTCTCGCCGGAGATCCGGGCCAACACCAACCTGCGCATCGCCCTGCGGGTCACCGACAGCAGCGAGAGCCAGGACGTGTTGAACGCCCCGGACGCGGCCTCGATCTCGAAGTCGACGCCGGGCCGGGCCTTCGTCCGTCTCGCCCAGTCGTCGCTGGTGCCGTTCCAGGCGGGACGGGTCGGCGGGTTCCGCCCCGGCGCGCGCACCACCGCCCGGCCCGCACCGTGGCTGGCGCCGCTCTCCTGGCCGGATCTCGGCCGCCCGGCGCCGCGCCGTCGCAGCGGAGAGGCCGAGCCGTCGGCCGAACTGACCGACCTCGCGGTGCTCGTGGCGGCGATCCGCGACGCCAGTGAACGGCTCGCCATCCCTGCGCAGCACAGCCCCTGGCTGCCCGCGCTGCCGGCGAAGCTGTCCGTGGACGCGCTGCCGCCGGCCCGCGCCAGCGGCTACCACCTCCCGGCGGTGGCGTACGGGCTTGTGGATCTTCCTGCCCAGCAGGACCAGGTGCCGTTGGCGCTGGACCTCGGGACGCTCGGGCACCTGCACATCATCGGCTCCTCGCGTAGCGGGCGATCGCAGACGCTGCGGACCATCGGCGGGGCGCTCGCCCGCGTCCACTCGACGGCGGACGTCCACCTCTACGGGGTGGACTGCGGCAACGGCGCGTTGCTCGCCCTCGGTGGCCTGCCGCACTGCGGTGCCGTGGTGCAGCGCACCGAGGCGGAACGGCTCGGCCGGCTGTTCGCCCGCCTCGTCGCGGAGCTGGGCCGGCGGCAGCAACTTCTCGCCGCCAGTGGCTCGGCGAGCATGGTGGAGTACCGGGCCGGTGTGGCCGCGGGTGAGCGACCGCCCCACCTCCTGCTGTTGCTGGACCGGTTCGAGGTCTTCGACAAGACCTTCGCCGACTACGACAACGGCACGATCATGGCCGGTCTGCTGACGCTGCTGCGCGAGGGCGCCGGGGCGGGCATCCACGTGGTGCTCGCGGGTGACCGGGCGATGTTCTCCAGCCGGATCTCGTCGACCACCGACGACAAGCTGGTGCTGCGGCTGACCGAACGCGGTGACTACAGCATGGTCGGCATCAACCACCGGCAACTGCCGGACGAGATCGAGGCGGGCCGCGCGATCCGGGCCTCCGACGGCGCCGAGGCGCAGATCGCGCTGCTCGGCGACGACGTGTCCGGTCAGGGTCAGGCGCGCGTACTCGTCGAGATCGCCGAGGCGGCCCGGCAGCGCGACGCGGACCTCGCGGCCTCCAGTCGCCCGTTCCGGATCGACGTGCTGCCGGATGAGCTGACCCTGGCGGACACCGAGGCGCTCGCCCGACCCGTCGAGCCACTGTGGACGATGCTGGGCGTCGGCGGCGACGAACTGACCGCACTCGGGCCGGATCTGACGATCATTCCGAGCCTGGTGCTGGCCGGGCCGCCGCGCTCGGGTCGGAGCACCGCGCTGCTGACGATGGTCGCGGACCTGCTGCGCAGGGGGACGCCCGTGGTCGTGGCGGCGCCCCGCAGATCACCCCTGCGCGAGCTGGCCGGTCTGCCGGGGGTGCTCGACCTCGTCGCGAGCGAGAACCTCACCTCCGCCGGACTGACGACGGCGCTCGCGGGCAGGAACGGACCGGCAGTCGTCGTGCTGGACGACGCCGAGCTGCTGCTCAAGTGCGATGCGGGAAGCGACCTCGGGGAGATCGCGCGGGCCGGCACGGAACGGGGCCTCGGACTCATCATGGCCGGCACCATCGACGGCCTGTCCGGCGGTTTCGGCGGCTGGCACGTCGACGCCCGACGCAACCGGCAGGGCGCGTTGCTCAGTCCCCAGGGCCTCGGCGACGGAGAGCTCATCGGCGCAAAACTGACGCGCGGCCAGCTCGGCGTGGGACGCCTGGGCCGGGCGTTGCTGCACCTGGGCGACGGCACCGTCCGCCTGGTGCAGGTGCCCCGGACCGATCCGGCAGCGCTGCGGGCGTTGGTGACGCCCGGTGGGGCCGAGCCCCAGGCTGCGGCGGCGGAGGGGTGA